CAAAGCAGATCTAAATAAGATCTTAAGAAGAAAGGAATCATATAACTCTACTTCTTGAGTTTATTGCCCCACTTTTCTATATATGAATTGTCTTCTCTCTTTTCACCCCTCCCCCTCAGAAAATCTCAAGATACCAACACCCTCCCTTACTCTATAATGGCTTCTAAgatcttcttcctcttgtttCTCCTCTTTCTGCTATACCCTCATCAACATGCGTGTGTGAATGGAGATGCCACTTTGATCAAGAGAACTTGCAAGAACACCAAGTACTACAATCTATGCTTCTCTTCCCTCAAATCGGATCCAAGTAGTCCAAACGCAGATCCTAAAGGCCTAGCTATGATTATGATCGGAATCGGAATGAGCAATGCCACCTCGACTTCTTCCTACTTGTCTTCCAAGTTGCTTAGCCCCTCCAACAACACAACCTTGAAAAGGGTCATCAAGGAGTGTGCAGATAAGTACACATATGCTGGTGATGCTCTCCAAGCTTCAGTGGAGGATTTGCTCAATGAGGCTTATGACTATGCTTACATGCACATAACTGCTGCCAAAGATTACCCAAATGCTTGTCACAACGCTTTCAAACGGTACCCTGCTTTGAGTTATCCTCTAGATCTTGCTCGCAGAGAAGATGGTTTGAAGCATATCTGTGATGTGGCAATGGGGATTATAGATAATCTTGATTGGTAGGTTTATACATTTCACTGTAGCGTCCACTTTGTTCTGCAAACCGTGTCAGTTATACTATATCTCTGTTGTTAAGTTTGGCAACTTTGTATCTTGTTATGTTCTTGGTATAATATAATTAGACATAAAAGGAttagtttatttgaatttaactAACCATCTTAACGTATTTATTTATGGAGCAACAAAATTTGAGAAAGTAAAGCTTAAAATTCTTTGTTTCAAAACAGTTGCAATGCACACATGTATATtatatacaaacaaaataatatttcaaccATGTTTATGTTATATacgtataaattttaaaaattctatataCAAATTATCAgcatcatatattttatttacatatgTATATCTtaataagagtaaaataatatCCGCATATacttagtaaaaaaataactttttccaTACTTGAAAATGGAATATGCAACCAGAATCTGAAGTTCTTTCAAATCAAATTCAGTTTGTGTATGCTGAAGATTTGACAATTGATGTATACAAGACACAATAAAAGATAAGAGTTAGAAGTTACACCCTATGAAATCTATTTATATTGTCCtgattatttataaagttaCCAGACACAATCAGAATCTAGGTAAGGTGATAAACTTTTTTCTCAATCccttttttaaatcaaaatatagaaaattgaAAACTTTACAAGCAATATATAATAACATGAGTTATAATACATATCTCACACTTCTCACACACTCATGCCAAATTAATAGTATTGTTCTTTGTatctcaataaaaaaacatcataGTTTGTGGATTGCTTGATATGTTTTTGTCACAAAAAGAAATTGAGACTCGAGtgaaattaaataatgtttaataacaacatcaatgaaaaaaataatttaaataactgAAAAGCACACAAAATTTCTTTGACTTTAATGTTAGAATATGATGTATCATATGAAATATTGAtcgagtggttacaaacaaccaactggaatttcaggtaatctgtttatattttattgggcttatatcaccttaggatccatgaggtaaactataaatacaaagtCAGGGCCGAAAGCGAGGTACGTTTCACTTACGCATTATTTACTCTACATGACTCTCAAATATTCAATAGTGAGaaccattcactaaatattcaaccaagagtcgaagctcttcaaatcacacgcctaacttgagcatcGGAGTATCTTTTACAGGTACATCCTtcctcgtcaagaaggagaccgatcggtttgtgccaacaccgatcggccaatagcaggagtttggaagcgagcgagcggtttagacacatcagcaggttagtctctcggtcctgAAACagaatataattttcaaaaagaaagaaaggatcTCACACTACATTTCTAATATGTTTGACTCATCCTTTCTTTTGGTTAAAAGGGAAATAAACTTCCCTcgttctttttagttttaagtaaaacaaatatcataataatttcTCCAATAGAGGTTAAAAATTGTATCACATGGTAAACATTTATTCACTCATTTCCTTACCTTATTTCAAAGAAACagtattacatttatttaattttatatatatatatatatatatatatatatatatatatatatatatatatatatatatatattaactcaTGCATTCTAGTTGCTTAAAAAAGTCCTAAATTAATATTGtcttttatacatatatttacatCTAAACCCTATTATAAACCTATTTTAATAGAAGTAACGTgtcagattttaaaaaaaaattatgaatgttTGTTCCCGAAACTGATGTCTTCAGTatggttttatttattaattacttgACCAAATATTATTGTACtctaaaaatactttaataaaattttaaataatagaaaagtactctattttatttactataatagATGAATAATTAAGCCATTGTGTTAATTTTGCATGCTTTGTACAATGCTTCACTTGTTTGGGTACAGCTATTTAGTGCTGCCAAAAAGGTGGATAaggatttttcaaataattcatcTCCCACTGATGAAAGTGTATGAATTATTTGAGAGATTATTGTGCATAGGTCATAGTCAACtaaagaaattatgaaaaaggtttaatcattgTTTCAAAGTTACTGTATCACAATCGATGTACCTGTGAAAGTTTGTGGAAGTTTTTCCTCTATTCTCCTTATAAAGAATGTAACGATCTTAAACAAAGttgattgaaatatttattaaaaattgatttgatttatttgaaTTCAATTTGTCTTTTACCTATGCTTTTAGAATGATATCTTAAGAAAACCATGGAATTCATTTATGTGAGAGATTGTCAACTAGGTTTTTAAAAACAGCAAATCAGTCTGTATAATTGTACTCTATCAATTGAATTACCCTCCAACATGATTTGTTAGTGACATCCTCAATCAATCACCATTATTACATACTATGCTAAAAGTTTGTTGCTTTTGTCACGTAGACTTCAACACCTACGTTACACCAATAGATTTCAACACTAACAATTCCTTctatattttggattttgttctgtattttcactacaaaaaagaagggcattaccgaaggccagaagccctcggaaacagcccaaaaccgtcggtaaaaggtaattaccgaaggcttatcgacggccaaagagccctcggtaaatcgcttgtcgctaacatttaccgagggcttttgaccttcggtaattaccgagggccaaaagccttcggtaattaccgaatagctgaaaaaaaaaagtataatggaGGGTACTCAGtcaagggtctggtaatcgtttacaccaaccctttaaacgattacccgagagaaaattgtaatttgtacagaaagtctaacacaggtactcagtcaggtgaacaggggtcaccattgaaaaaaaagtgacttttaggcacttttgcacttgtcttaggctgttccttgtgtttcagtggtgggagagggaggttagtgatgtgattatgtcccaatgatggaggaaagtgatgttttggcaccccatgatggaggaaagaaacaatgtttatgagatgagcaacttgagtgagataacatgttgtcaactttgacctttgctggctattttactgataacttttcccaccgacctccaaatgatgtgattctttttttattagaaactagactcaaaaatctttccaatgactactaatttgtaatttttggacatttgagttggtacagtttattgtttcaagttagcgtttcatatatttttgccaactctgacctttgcttgttcttttgctcataactttctccaccgaactccaaatgagttgattcttgttttgttggaatctatactcaaagacctttcaaattatgccttagaaatcaaatttacaccttctttgacactgtaatcgattacaaggacactgtaaacgattacccgagagaaaattggattttgtacagaaagtccaacacaggtactcagtcaggtgaacaggggtcaccattgttaaaagaagtgagttttaagcacttttgatcttgtcttaggctggtcctggtgttttagtggaggaaagtgatgttttggcaccccatgatggaggaaagaaacaatgtttatgagatgagcaacttgggtgagataacatgttgtcaactttgacctttgctggctaggtaattctttgcttttgacaagtttcctaggttcattccactagttta
This Vigna angularis cultivar LongXiaoDou No.4 chromosome 4, ASM1680809v1, whole genome shotgun sequence DNA region includes the following protein-coding sequences:
- the LOC108331071 gene encoding cell wall / vacuolar inhibitor of fructosidase 2, with protein sequence MASKIFFLLFLLFLLYPHQHACVNGDATLIKRTCKNTKYYNLCFSSLKSDPSSPNADPKGLAMIMIGIGMSNATSTSSYLSSKLLSPSNNTTLKRVIKECADKYTYAGDALQASVEDLLNEAYDYAYMHITAAKDYPNACHNAFKRYPALSYPLDLARREDGLKHICDVAMGIIDNLDW